The DNA sequence tcATCTTTTcatcctaaaaactaggaatcaattacaatataaaaaactaataaatgatttagattaatctaaacatAAATGGAcagttaatattaaaagaaagtgaaaataagattgcaatacctacgtcctgctaccactcaCCCTAGAAGAAATTGTCTAGAATGACTAAAAACTAACCACTCATACATGGTTGACCACTCTAGCAGGTAGTACCTGATCGTTATTGTACCTCCAGAGGAGTAAGCAGACATGATCATCGTAACGCCAACTAAATGCATAGACTCGGTCTTGTCTGCCATCATGATTAGGCCAAAAGTTCAGACCCAAGAACAATACGCTCAAATAGGATTCCGATTATTAGATAAGGTAGCAAATTTGGGTTCCTCATAGGCATACCTatgataagagagaagttcaaTGAGAAAGCTGACAAAGATTTGAAAAGAGACAAAACAGAAACATCTAATAAAATTTGAACAGAGAACTAAACAAAAACATCTAATATTAATCCTACCTTTTTTATTATGCTACCACTTCAACTGAGCAAGGCACCTTCGACCATCTGCAGGTAAATTTGTTAGCAAAATGAGTGAAAAGAGAAGGAACAGCGAGATAGAGAACCCCTACCACCGCACCAGCAGCACGATTCCCAGAGGGATTACAGGGATAGTAACTCTCTAAGTCGACTACCAAGTACCAACACCACAACAAAGAACAATGGCGAACAGAGACAGTAAGTTCCCTGAGATCCGAGAGAAAGACGAAGATTAAGAggggaaaattatttttttaagtaagaaaaagaaataaaacgaATGAACAAATTCGTTTGAAAAACCTGAACAAACAAGGAATTTAAAGACATATTAGCTTAACAGCAAACAAAATACCTGAATTTTTGCGAAACACCTCTGCTTCTCCGCTAGCGGATCTGGAATTCCGCTAAGCTAAGCAAGAAAAGCCTAGTTCACAGAATATATTGTACGATATTACTGTGTTCTCTTCAAAAGATAGAGAAGCCATATAAATAGCCAAATAGAGGAGTAACCTCTCTCAAGAAGGCGTGGGGACTGGGGACTGGGGACTGGGAAGTGGGGATTATTAATGGCTATGGTGTGTAGAACGGCAGAGCCTCGTCTACAAGATTCAAATTTTGTTTACTGCTTttacctcctctctctcttctgttccCTCTTTCCATATCCAGCCCTCCTTCAATTTTTCTGCATTGACCTCGTCTGTCGTCTCTCCTTCTTGTTTTTTGTGTTGGGCCTGGGAGTTGCAGGTTGAGAGTTGTGACCGTACTATTGCCTTGTTTGGGATTGGGAAATTAATGAGTCTTGATGAAACCAAAGTGAGCCCAAGTAAATCGGACCATGCCAGCCCTAAATCATTTAAAGCTGAACCAAAATGGCCGGGTGGGTGAGTGTAGGGGTATCAAACGGTGtggttttggttatttggtttggttctgaTTTGATACTgatttggtttatattttgataaggtgaaaccaaaatcacACCGGATTGAAATAAGGTGAAATCATAATCGTTTTCATCCAGTTTCGATTATAGCggtttttaattggtttttgttATTCGATCCACAATCGGTTTACATGGGGTTAATAGTTTcattttagaaaatggtttgcatcctacaattagtgtgaatcctacatatgttaaatttcctaaagagtTAAGACAATATACATTTAATTTGCCAAGaacaatatactttctatataaaagactacacatattataactaattaactatgatcctagaaattagaaaatcaagaagtgtgATTATGTGAAAGTGAAACTCCCTTTTCGGTTagtacttttcttcttcttttttctctcattttttcgtAGAGACCCATCGaatttcaaaacactttaagtctttaatatTAGGTTCCGGTTATCCATCGGTTTtctggttcggttcggtttcaaaaccagaattatggcctataaaactAATACCGGATCAATTTACTACGGTGCGGTTTGATTTGGTTACAACCGGTCAATTTCGATTCCGATAAACAGTTTCAGTTATATATTGACAACCTAAGGTGGGTGTATCGAGCCAAAGGAGACGTGAAACCGCTTTTTCTCGTTCTCTATCTCAAGTAGCTTAATGGGGGAAGCCATGGCAATTAGAGCAGCTCTATCTCATGCCTTAGAAGTTGGCCTTCTCCGTGTCTTGGTTGAATCAGGTAATTCTGATGTGATCAATTACCTCACTCACAATGTGGATTTTATCCAAAAGTGGacaatcatgtaattttcccaaaaaatgcTTAATCATTTTTAGTCAAGAATTGGTGGGCCAAATTGTTCCTATTGGCCAAACCCATGCTCAAGTGACCCTTGTGGCCTAACAAAAATTTATCCGTTGGCCACAAGAGGCCCCTATCTTCAATGACATCCTCCACTTCGCCTCTCTATTCACTACTTGTAACTTTAGTTACCTTTCTAGGGAGTTTAATGGCATGGCCCCCTCCTTAGCCCATATGGCACGGTCGATGACTTGTAAGACAGCTTAGCCAGTATCTACTCCTTAGCTTCTACATCTGAAGCATGCTCCATATCAAGTAGGTTAATGGGGGAAGCCATGGCAATTAGAGTAACTCTATCTCATGCCTTAGAAGTTGGCCTTCTCCATGTCTTGGTTGAATCAGATAATTTTGATGTGATCAATTACCTCACTCACAATGTGGCTCCTCCACTTCAAGAGGCCCCTATCTTCAGTGACATCCTCCACTTTGCCTCTCTATTCACTActtgtaactttagttacattTCTAGGGAGTTTAATGGCACGGCCCACTCCTTAGCCCAGATGGCACTGTCGATGACTTGTAAGATAGCTTGGCCAGTATCTACTCCTTGGCTTCTACATCTTGGTAAGTTGGATGCCTCGGGCTCTTCAAGTCCCATCTATcaataagggcccgtttgataatgtttctgccgtttctgtttcaagaaacaccagaaacataaattttcatttctagaaacagaaacggaattgaagatgtttgataagtcatgtttctggaagtcgatagtaaccaacgaaaaaatggccacgagtcattttcagaaacgacgaaacaaggagtagaacttgtttcgcctgggtcatttcttgaaccataaatatgtagaaatttctatttctatttctgaaaacaaataaaacaaaacagttttatcaaacgctttttattccatttctggacacaaaaacggcagaaacgcgtttcttgaaacattatcaaatcgGCCCTAAAATTTCtccttaccaagaaaaaaaaggggggggggggctatGGTTTGAGCATGGATCGGATCAATTGGAATCACTCtgattggattggtattggtctTGACTGATTTTGATTCTTGGTCAATACTATGTCAACGAATTAATACGGACAATTGGtacaatggtaaaaaaaaagtggctttaaaatcaaaaccaagggTATTTATATCAGATCCAGGGTGATCCGAATCAATATCAAATCGATATAAGCCTTGATCGATGTCATTCCTAATATCAAATTCTGAAACCATGATTAGGGAAGAGggtgattttttattaaaaaaagggggggaggaagagggagaTACTTCattaatcctcggggagactagcgcaGTAACCCACCGCTACGGTTTCCACCTAAATCACAGATGCACATGAGGCTTTAAAAGATACCTTAGCCCGATACCCTCTTCATGATTTTAGCCAAGAAATAGGTAGTCAATTTCTAGGGATTCTCGCTTAGGTCATTGAGGATcggttgatatggtcttagaAGAACTCAATCTCATAAACTGACTTACATGATGAAGGATCCAAGAACAAATCAACTCCCATCAATCCCTATAAAAAATCGATATGATATCAACCTCTATATACTAATATGGGATCGTAAAAGCTTCCCTACCCCTTATCACGTTGGTAGCATATTTTCCCTGACTATAAGTTATGTTACCGTGAAATATGGCATTTTGTTGAGCTGAAGACGCCGTGTCTCATGACTTAATTCTTTGAAAACAGTTGTGTTCATGGCTTTCCACTTGTCACCTTACCAATTGAGTGGATAAGGAAATCCCACATTCAAATATAAGGGCTAGCTCTCTCATGAAGGCATTATACAAGCAGTGTGTGCATGCACCTTAGTGTCTATAAGGGCTCTCTCATGAAGTCAGCTCTCATGAAGTAAGGTTATTCAATTTTTCATATTCTGGAGACTTTCTTCTTctgatatttatttatatagttAAACCCAAATCAATTacacccatggttttaagtatctccaatatcgatacgatacccttcgatacgtatcttaaatttagtcgatcgatacgatacacaccgatacgataaattgaattttttaaatcattttgtatcgatatatatcctacaatacataccgatatgcatcaatacaccactaatacacatcgatacgatacgacatacctcgatacgactctatgaaaaatataaaggtaaaatgtatgtttcggtatgtattgatacttatcggtgagtatcggtatgtatcaatcggtacgtatcggtatatatcagcacgtatcggtgagtatcgatatatatatatcggtatgtatcggtgagtatcgatacgtatcggcgctacggtcatataatggtcaatatgggtaatttttcagaaaaaaacgattttttaaagggtttttgtttcaaagttgctgtcagccatatttctctctaactaaagtggaaatcaaggttgggaacaaggattttacatttatgggacaactacagaccttgaattcttagtacgatcccctcaatttagtgtttatgcataatacatgttatcaatagctttttttaacaaattctttatgcaaaagtgtttaaaaaaatgtttcctatccatttatgtgtgtatctttagcgtattttagtgtatcttcgatacgatacgataccctccgatatgtatcttaattttgaccaacCGATATGAagaccgataccgatattttaatccttgattaCACCAGacctgcatctctctctctctctctctctctctctctctctcacacacacacacacacacacacattatgTACTCCTCCATCATTAATGGTTATGGAAGGGTTCCACAACCTGAGAAACACCAGGGTCAGGTTCCTTGGTCAACGGAGCTCTTTGATTGTGGTTCTGACATTCACAATTGTAAGTAACTAGTCTTGAATCTTGATTGATCATTTTAGGCTATTCTTCTTCCAAGTCTGCAACTCTTCTATTCTGATAATTAATGGATGGAGATTTTAATACTTTAATTAACATCTCACAGGTTGTATAACCTGTTGGTGTCCATGCATTACCTTTGGCCAGATTTCTGAGATCGTAGATAAAGGATCTTCCTGTGAGTATTCTTATTAGTAGAGCATATGGAAAACAAATTATATTGAACTTTCTTATCTTTAACTTCTTAAATGACATAAGAAAATGTCTTATGACATTGGAGGAGTTGTTATAAATAACACAGCTTGTGGAGTAAATGGAACACTTTACAAGCTTATTTGCAATGCAACTTCTTGTCCTTGCATCTACTCGTCTTTCTATCGTGCGAAAATGCGGTATCAATACTCATTGGAAGAGAGTTCTTGTAATGATTGGGTTGTCCATTGTTGTTGTGAGGCTTGTGCATTGTGTCAAGAATATCGGGAGCTTAAAAGTCGTGGGTTCAACATGTCAATAGGTTTTCTTTCTTAAGCCAATCTATTTCATTACTAATTATAATTATGGTCTTTTAATGATAGGATTAGGATAGGttgaatattttttaatttttctttgaaattgcaGGATGGCATGGTAATTTGGAGAATCAAAATCGCGAGGTTATGATGGCTCCAATTGTTCAAGGAAGAATGAACCGATCGAATGAAGGTTTAGATcatgaaaatttgaatgaacCGGATGAATGATGGTTTAGAGATCATGAAAATATACAATGATCATGGaaacttttttatatttttgatagAAATTACATATGATAGATATTTGGAAGTGATCcacttgttttatttatttatttttatctatctattttagatttttttttcctttgtctttCCTTGTTGTAATTATAATTTCATGTATAGCTATAAGCATTCAGTGTCTTAAAAAATAACACTCGTTGTATAATACGAATAAGTTAACCCATAATTTTCCTCTCTAATCCAGAGGAAGGCCTTCTTTAACATTTGTCAGCTTGGTTTGTGTTTGACTTAAAGGATAGCTATTTCGAGTTTTACATCAATCATGGCTATCTAATAGGAatgagatcctctcaagtgcaccAACTCTTTCCATACATTCGGACGGCTGGGAAGCATTTTTGGTGCATGCTCTGGTGCTACCAGGTTGATTAAACTCAAGAACGGTGTTTGTgactttgaaaaaattatttatcaaaaaaaaaaaaaactttgaacAAATGGTCACATCACCAAGGAATAAGGAATTGTTATTTATATAGAattgaaggaaaacttagtcCCTAcgtattctttattttttttcattgtaaAGTACTTTATTCACAAAAGCACAAAAGATCCCATTTGAGAGATTGGACCTACAATCCATATGTAACTTACAAGTTGATACATGAAACTTTTGGAAAGCAAGAAGtatattgaaaagaaaaagataactaTGAACTATGATGGGTACGTTAACACCCTCTCTacatctctcttctcctcacatgaaatgacattaTTCTTGTATTAAATTATTTCTACATCTCATTAGATTTGTCCTTTAAGTCGCAAGCTCTAAGAACAATCTTTCTAAATATAATAAGACGAAAGTAAATGTGagttttatctctctcttccctctttttttcttttcaaatataATTCTTGGCAAGGTTCAAAAATTTAGGGTAAAATTTATCTGAATTCCCAAGAAATTAAGGTACGTTGTACCTAACACCCCCTCTCCTCTTCACTTGAAAATGATCTCACTACCCTCTCATATCCAAAAGCATTTTGTCgcattttatttatgatggCACAACTTAACCATTGCACTAAAATTCGCCTAACTTACtgtttgatgtattttattaaaaaataaaaattattactgatttttttttatttatttattttttattcgtaaaaagaaaatttgaaaaactttATCACATAGAACAGTAAAATAACCACTCTGCCCTTCTTCTTGGATGCCCCTGTATACTCCTGTAGCCCTGTTAGCCTCCCTAACGGAGCAGGGCCTCGCAACCTGGCAGTAAACCTCTtccaaaataatgaaaaataatgaaagTAATTCTGATCCTCTACCATGAAGCATTCCTCGCGGTCAAGGTCTTACAAATGGGCTCCACTCACGACCGTACGAATAGGCCTTATCCAATCCACGTCTTTTACTTCCTAATTAAGGTTTCCATCTCTTCATCATTACTGCTCTCACATTTTCCCATGCCACTCCCTATAATTGGCAGCCATAAGAAAAGCTTCTGCATTTGTGCTGGCATGCatgcaggaaaaaaaatgttgtcaaTGATACAATATGAGTTAANNNNNNNNNNNNNNNNNNNNAAAAAACAGAATGTTTAATTTAGCGTTTATAGTCcgtcttttattattttttatttttagatgaatcatgtaagaaaaaaatggaagttCATGTTCTAACATTGGACTTTCacttcaaaacaaaattttgacataaaaatgaaaaatctgatttttaacatgaaatgtTATTTCTATAACAGAATAATTACCAAACGCAATGATAGATCTATCATTTatgtttgaagttttttttNNNNNNNNNNNNNNNNNNNNtttttttttttttttaaataattagatTGTAAAATGATTACtctgaagaaaagaaaggagcaTACCAAGagtttatcaagaaaaaaaattttaaaaaaatctaacaAGTAATTAAGTAGCATATATCAAGGGATTAGATTCTCTATCGCGTGACAAGAAATGTAACACAGATCCAAGGACTGAGAGCACTTTGGGCTGCCTGTCATGGCTCTTGAATCTATGCTTACACTGTAGCACACACTACACTACAGAGGAGCCCGATCCTTCATCAAGTGCAATTATATAATGCGTCATATTTGGCCTTATCGGATGAGTCGAGGTCCTCTGATACACTGACTCCTATATTGATTGTCAACTTTGTAAGAAGATGATGATCATTCATTTTCGGTATCAAACAGATTAAGGGCAGACTTAATTTTGTTTGATGGACTGTGTGTGACACATGAAGCCAACGGAAGTTAAATGGACCCACCaagtcttcttttttattttttattttttatttttttatggaatcGACTCAACCAAGTCATTCCTTGACGGCTTGACGAAAAGAGACGActttaaaacagaaaataaatgattaaagAAAGAAGTAACGCATAAAAAGAATCTGTACGGAAAACAAAAAAGTGATAAATGAGGTATGTGGACCATAATGCGAAGACTACGTGTCGAAaagataaacctcctgtagatGTGTAGTGGGTCCACATCAGCAAAAGAATCTGATCCAACGGTTTTCGATGGAAACACAGATACTTAGCTTGTTCAGCTACTCTGATTCTGAAATCTAATATAAAATGGGAAACAGGGGAAAATAGTAAGACCAGAAGTTTATGAGAATATCTTTTCTGCCGTAATTATCCTAGGAAGGAATATGACTTTTCATTTCCTAGACTGTTAAAGCTAAACTTGGAGAGCAGAGATCATGGATTCTGTGATCTCCTTCCGATATTAGTACTAATTACTATCTCTGAAAAGCACTTCTCAtctttgtgtgatttgaagAAACTTCAAAGCTTTGCATTCTCGGACCTCTGAGGTGAGTTGGTTCTCTTATCTCtgagttttgttttgttttgtttgaggAAATGAGTTGGGTATGAAGGTTGTTATGTTTCTTTGGTTTCTGACTTCTTGTTTTGTTTCATCTTGTGTGATCCTTTTTagtatttctttcatttttcttgtacCCTTTACTTCTTTCCTCTTGAAAAGTGTATGAGATGATCAAGTATGAAGACATGTACATTCTATTTGCTATGTTAGGAGTCTCTAGGATGGCTTTGGCCATTTCTTTTGCAGAAGAGGGAAATGGCATTTGGAAGTTTCTATCTCTATATAATTTCTTCATGTTTCTATTGCTTAATCTTTTGTAGTCAGAATGATGTTTTCCCCCTTCTCCTTGTTCTTGAAGCTTATTGAAATTCATATATTTATTAGCAACTACTTACTACTTACCTGGTATTAAACAAAATGAAGTTGCAGTTTGGATTTCTTGGAATATGGGGAAGACAATTCAGCTCTCTGGGTTCCCTGCTAATGTTACTGCAGAGGCAGTTAAGAAATTTCTGGAGGTTTACACTGGAATTGGAACTGTTTATGCTCTGAAAATCAGGATCCAGAATCCAAGATCAGATGGGCGGACTTTCGCTTTTGCTATTGTGCAATTTACATCTGCTGAAAGTGCTGAAATGATAACCTCCTTGGTTAATCAGCGCCTGTATTATGGAACTACTTATTTGAAGGTTTGGGAAGTGAAAAGTGATATAGTACCAAAGCCAAGGCCCTCAATTCTCACTTTGGAGCATACGATATTGCATTTTGGTTGTCAGGTTTCAGGTGATCAATTCTCTGTTCTCTGGTCAGGGCAGAATGTTATGGTGAACTTTGGTTTTGAGCTGCGGAAGATATACTTCTTCTTGTCTCATGGTGGAGTAGAATATAAGCTTGAACTCGCTTATGAGGATATCTGGCAAATCCAGCTTCGGTGTCCAAGTAGTCAAAATAGATGCAAGTTTCTTCTAATTCAGGCATGCTCCCTC is a window from the Macadamia integrifolia cultivar HAES 741 chromosome 5, SCU_Mint_v3, whole genome shotgun sequence genome containing:
- the LOC122079844 gene encoding cell number regulator 2-like, whose translation is LNLVFMHNQGQVPWSTELFDCGSDIHNCCITCWCPCITFGQISEIVDKGSSSCGVNGTLYKLICNATSCPCIYSSFYRAKMRYQYSLEESSCNDWVVHCCCEACALCQEYRELKSRGFNMSIGWHGNLENQNREVMMAPIVQGRMNRSNEGLDHENLNEPDE